ttgagtgTTTATCGTGAGAAATAATATAGCGGAATAGAaccttttaagtcaaaatcttaTTTTGAAGTTTGAACTTTATTTCAAATCGACTTATCTACTAAtacccatcatcatcatcatctttgtCATTCGAATCGGATTTCATGTTCGAATGAATCCAATCGAGATGCGTTGAAACTCTTGTGAACACATCTGGAGCACCTGAGCCACAAATTCTCGTGCCATAAGACACAATTCCCGTAAGTTTTCCGTTACAAGCTAACGGGCCTCCTGAATCTCCGCCACAAGCTGACTCTAAATGACCTTTTCTCGTGCATATTTCTCCTCGAGTAACGCCTCGCATAACTCTTTTACATTGTCGATTCGTGATTGTTGGAACTTGAATGACCTGTAAATGGTCTGGCAAGGATCCGCCTCTCACGGGAAAGGTATATCCCCATCCCGTTAATGTACATTCAACATTTCCCCCAACATGACCCGTATCAAGAGGTATCGGTTGAACATTGTGATTGAACTTGATCTTTGTTTCAGTTTCCAACAATGCGATATCGTGCTGTTTGAGCTCAATGTAATCCTCGTGCACAATTACGTTCTTGATCATGTGACGAACGCCGCCTTTTGAGCGATTTATTGTACCAACGACAACTGATAAGCGTTCAGGATAGAAGCTGAAAAcggatttcattgaaaattttatcaaaatttaacgtAAAGAACTTACTGTACAACACAATGTGCTGCAGTTAACACCCATTTGTTCGTGATAATCGATCCTCCGCAATTGTGTTGGTAACGAAcctcatcgtcatcatcgtaACTCGAAGCTTTGCGACTTCTCCGTCTCACTTGCAACGAAACCTGATACGGAACAATGTGACTGCTATCTTCTCCGCCAACAATTCTCGTTGCCCATTCATGTTGATTCTTATTGAGTGCAGCGATATTCTTTGCCAAGGCTGGCAAAGTAGGCGTATATTGTACGACACGTTGAACTGGAATGTTGTAAATCGTCAAACTCAAACACGGAAccataaaaaccaaaaaatgtaagtaaatttgattcattttgaattgaattttttaattagatccTGCTGCGACAACTGTCAATAAGTAACTGATCTGCATCATGAATTTAGTTATCGAATTCAAATTCGGTAATTTTAACCAACAATTTATAATGATTATGTGATAAACTGCATAGAATGGCACACTGAAAGACAATTTCAAGCAGAAATTActcgaaaaattgcaaaaagttgaaaataactTACTAAAATTGCTTCACAGTGTTCACGGAGACCAGAAGTTGCATGATTTATAGTGCGTTTAATGGTTTCATGCGTTTCGGTCTAATGCCTCCGGTGTCTCGTTTATACACAAAAATGACACGACAAACGTAAAATTTCTGCTTGATTAACGATTATACGCCAAAAATGTGCATAAATTAGGTTGAAAGTGAATATGATACCGAAACTTGTGACAAATTACAAATGTTGCTGAAGAAATTTATGAGTCAAGGTCGGTAAATTGCTGGCGCTATAGTTACGTGTGATTATTCAAGGCATTGTTGTGTTACAACAATAAACGCAAGACGAaaagaagaatgaaaaaaaaactcaataaagGAGTGTCTGATGTACTTAAAACATCCACATGTTCATAATTTTACTCAATACACTACAAATAATTACATCCACTCCtacaaatttataacaaatccttttattataattatgatgattttcattttcaaaaaaaaaagtataataacGCACTCGAATGTCATCATATCACATGTGTATCACAcaacatttttctcattattgcCGCGGGGTGATTAAAAAATCCGTTCCCTCTGAAAGTGCATGGAACTAAAGTGAGAGAAGTGACTTTTGAATGCGATTATTCAGAGTGATTGCCTGCACTTACATCTGTTGGATTGTCGATTTGTGTGCCCGGAGGagataaaagacaaaaaaaaagtttggcaTAAGAATAAAAGgataaattgagaattttgtaTTTGccacaaattaaaaaagtacctTTGTTCTGATATAAATGCCAGatattcgtcgtcgtcgtaggtataattgaataaaataaaacaggcATGACTTCTGTCTGTAtctgtttccttttttttcagaggCATGCACGCAATATACCCGAACAAGTAGAGTGtcattaataacaaaaaggtAATGTTACAAGGATTTGAGTAGTTTTGCAATAATCTTTCGATGTTCTAATGTGCTTCGGGGCGGGATGgtaagtttttgtattttttttttttaattttgcagattttttgaaagttacttgaaaattacataattaccgtaatgtagaaaatgctaaacgaaaaaaatcgttgagaattaaatgaaacgaagttttttttagataactaagagaatactttttttacaattttaacttgtgtttttaaacatttttttatactaaagtgcctaatagtttttaaataaaaatatcaaaaaaatatatgaaaatttaaaatctttgttaattttgtgtatttttgtttCCGGTAGCCGTCGCAAGAAGGATGCAGGACCTTTACTCTGAGAAGGATGACGAAACACTATGAATAAATGGGTTTTTTATGCCGGCGGATTCTCCAATGGCTTTTTCGccccaaatgaaaattagtttttatgtaGCCAAGGGTTTTAAACCTGttgttgcaataaataaataaataggtaaTTACTTTTACTCATTTAtttaggaaattaaaaaaattcgctgTGAAATTGGAAAATGCAATTACTTACTAAACAAATCGGAAAGTAAGACAATTTTAGCCGTTATAAAGAACCTTATTACATCAATAAATGAGAATATAACCTTTTAATGCTCTTTAACATCATTTTATGAGCCAATTGAAGAGATTCATAAAGCAACTAATCAAGAAATGAATTGGATTAATAATTATGGTAAACTAACTTATATGAAACAGGCTGTCATAgtgttgaagaatttaaaagaaacgccttgaattatgataaaagtgcaataaatgtGAATGTTTAATAGTATAACTTACCCAAATCATCGCAAAATGGACCTGACATCAACTTCAGATAGTTTTCAGATACTTCAGAATGTCAACAAAGTCTCGAAGAAATTTCCAGATCAGATATTGCGCTAAAGAAATTAGAGTTTTCATAGATGTGCTTCGTCCTTTAATCGTTTTAGTAATTTATCTTCagattttcttcagaaaagcAGATAAAGCgttgaaaaattgtcattatAGAAGAATTTGAAGatcatttcaaaaatcaatagGAACTTTCCAACCAACCTTTCAACCAAACCATTCAACAACGACATTAACAATTGTCGGAACTTATATCAATGACACAATTAGACACAGTGGGGGAGAGAAACTAATATACCAATAAATATTTCCCTTCCTTCGTCGTTTCGTATCCCGCTTACCGCACAACCAACAATGGTCATCATCGTGCATTGTTCTTTGCCTTTCTCCATACTCCGTACGCCAACGACAGTCAATCAACTGATCTAATTTTGATAGTGTACCGTACCGTATGCAAGAGTCATTTGTCCATTTAGTGgtcatttattgaaaatgtgcaACAAGCGACGATACGACAATCATTGAATTATTTAGTAGGCGAATCAAAGAGACTCAGGTATTATGTGTGATTATTTGTGATAATAGTTGAGTACTTCGTAGTTGGTATCATGAATGAATGACAATGGGGTGATTattgttttcattaatttttgataattggaTGGTGATATTTAGAATTAGGGGGTTCGACGATGTTAAAGGTGATAAACGCATCACAAACGAGTCACAAAGTCAAAAAAGTTGTCATAAATTTCCCTTTCACATGTGAGATGAaggaaattgaatattttttttttataaagataaaaataatctatGGTCTCGAGAATAATTtgattgacacattttttattcaaatccaattttacaaaaaaatgtaacacaagatttcgtaaaaaatgatttttgttcccaatttatttattgtgtgtATGTCACAAAATAtgtcataaacttttttttcatagtaaCCGATAAATGCCAACAAATGTAAAAAGCatgttgcaaaaataatataaaaaatcaatttctcaatcgaaaaaatttgtttattgaaTATTGGCGCCTTTTTTGTGAGAGAAAAATTCAGATCACGTGCGTTCTTCGTTACATCTGACGTGCATAAATAACTTGATATCTCTCCAGTAGTTGGTAGACATCATCAGAAAATAGGAACGGGTGCAAACTATTTTCCAAAAAGAGTggacaaatattttgataaataacaaaaaaaaatattttccattttctcaTGAATAGAATATTAAAAAGGCCTCCTACCGTTGATTTTCTTTTGGTATTAAAATCCATTTGCATtttaaacacacacacagcatAATAACATAATGATAGGCTTGAAATCCTTGTAATTGTCTAAACACaaacttttttgtgtctgaCCATTTCGGTAATAAATTTAGTAtgggacaacaacaacaacaaatcgaAAAAGACAATTACCCAcactaaattttttcccatagGTATGAAGAGAgatagttttgaaaattataaaaaatgaaaaataaaaggattAGAGGTCAAGCTAAGGTCAGTACTGGTCATTTTTGCTGTGCATTGCTATGCTTTTCGATATTTTGTCatgtaatacaaaaaaaaatgtttaatatgaTAAATAGAGGTATAGACAGAGGCTTAAGTGAAGTACTGTACTGTATATGACacatatgtgaaaaaattaaaaagggttagtactaataaatataatttacgtTTTTGTTTGAAAGCAACTTTTTAACACAACATTGTTgaggaagaaaaagaagaagggaTATTTTTGAGTGTCATCGAATTCTAAATTATGGGTTTAAGTTGCAAAGACgcttaaatataatttcttgaggaaaagaaatttcttgaagaataaattttttttaggaataaaaatttcttcaatacaTAGGATTTTGatatcttaaaattcaaaacattttttttaaatttttattttattatttaaaataaaaatattttattattttaaaattttaaaaaaatttattaaaaaataataaattttaaacttataataaaaattaattttttttttaaacatttttaaaaattttttttatttaaattttttaatttaatttaaaaaaaaattattaaaaacaaaaataaataaatttttatttaaaaaaatattaaaaattattttttttttgtgattttaattttattaacttaattttttttatatttaaaatttttaattcaatttaatttaaaaaaataattattaaaaaaataaatttataattaaatattaaaaattattttttttttttaatttaattaactaattttaaacattttatattaatttttttaaattaaaaatttttattttgttaaattttaattaattaaaaataaaatatttaaatttacaaaaaatattaaaattattttttgtatgtaattttaattttttaatttaattgatttattaatttttcattttatttttttttacaaaaaaattattctgaatttgaaattaccaaaaaaaaaggaagtagtaaaattttcttacctttcaTGATGAGATgcaattttcacgaaaatccTTTTGACTTTTACTGAACTCCTTAACTTCACtcataaatgataaaattattcaaatgcaTCATCCCTTTTCCTCAAAGTAATCTTCGTCGTCCATTTAAACATCAAACAAAGGATAATGAATGATTTGTCCGGTTCCCGAATTTAAAAGGGGAATTTTTTCATCGTCGTTTCAAGACAAGACGACACAGAACAGAAGATAATTGATTATCTTCCTGAACGGGACATTTTTGCTCGGTGTTATGATCATcatttaaaagattaattttctttgtccTATTTTGGTCAGCAGACTTTCCGTTACGAAGAATGACCTTCGCTTTTCCGTTCaacgatgaaattttttaaggatgaATGGTCCAAAAAACTAAACAAGAACGGAGAACGGAACGGTTGAAAGGGtggattttaatgaataaattgaatagCCCAAGAGGAATTTATTAGCCATTCATAACAGTTGTGGTGTTGTTGTATAATCTTTTGTTAATGTCTctcgaaattttatgattaacgATCGGTTtgctgcaaaaatattttccttttcaacCGAGCGACGACGAGGCGATATGGCGAATAAAAGTTCCATTCATGATAGTTTTATAtctttattatgtttttgttCGCTCTCGATGGTCGTTGGTCATAACTTTTGCTCGTTCTGCttgaaatttcgaaataataaaaaaaaatctcgaagcaaaaaaaaatcaacagatGCCTCTCGTTTATCAAAATAACGTTCTAACGCACTTAccgcaatttttttgaaaagaaaaaaaaaatgttacataaaaattaaattatctttatTACCCACTCTCTCCCATATTTCATCcaataattaataacttaATCGCTTTATGACACATCTTTTGTCTCTAAGACTAATCTTTGTAATTACCAACCATCATGCCCccttttagtaattttttattctctcACTCACATGTGCACACACATGAATCTAATCATCTAcatatgaaaattgatttacttctagctttttttttttgctgccatGCCTGAGAGTTTTCAGTTAGTCACATAAAAGACAtcgaataatttattgaaatgccAACGTTAATCCCTCGAGAGAATCTCAATGAAAATCAGTTATAAAACAATTATGGAATTAATGGTatgttacaacaacaacaactgtaTGCGTGgcatatgaatgaaaaatattataatttttacatgctaGCGGCGTCGTCGGCATCGATGATATATTATGGAAATTTGTTCAACTTGGCAACGACTCGACTCGAGCAAAGACAAGAGTacaaggaaatttttcgtcGATTTTATTATTCGAGTTATCACTTCTAAGGTatactttaataataaaataataaataataatggagaatttatcaaaaaagattATGCACACACGACTACCTTCTTTTCCGATTTTCATATCATTTTCTGTTCACGAGACATTTTTAAGCtagaatcatatttttttttattttgtcgtaTTTTGAATACACAATGCACGATAATGTGAATtcaatgatgatgacaatACGGAATATTGTATGTGGCAAAAAGTAGACGAAATCCAATATATAtaacaatatttaaacataatgTTGCAtgttttcttgtcttttttttgcagtgtTTTGTGTAAGTACAGAacggatgaaaaattttcactttttaatttttaaatatttttttttatttctttcaaattaatattaattcattttaattaatttaattataataatttaataaagtaaatcttttgaattttttttttaattaaaaacaaatttcaaaaaaaaaaaaataaagaaagatttaaaaaaataataaagtaaaaagtgaacttaattaaattgatgtaattaaataaaattaattatttaatttattttaaattttatttatattttttttttattttttataaatatatagaaatctaaaaatctataaactgaaatatgtcaaaaaagttcgaaaattgCCCAAATCATTACAatatttgtcgattttttatataattttgtattaatttttaagtaaaaattttaaattgtgatatatttgaacaaaattttattaaaaaaatattttataaattgttaaaaaaaaataattaaattaaatataaacaattaaaaatttataaaattttttaaaaattttttacaaaagatttaattaattaaggtttattttacacaattactgattttatcattttgaaatttttttttgtttaatttattttttttttttaatttataaaataattatttaactttgtttttaaaattataaatttttttatttaatttttaatttatttttttttctaaattttatttaaatttattatttaattaaaaataaattttttcgtacttaaaaaatatttcaaaattattgtaaatgattttttataaaaaatttatcatttttagatatttttgccgaatttgttttttgcaaaccttttttgtaattttttaataaaaaaaattactaaaactcGCTAAAAAccaacatattattttttaaaaaattatttttttaaaaaaaaattcacataatgAAGgaatttaaagttgaaaaattatcaaaaaaaatcaaattaacttagaaaaaaattttaaactaattaaaaatgaacacCCTGTACATTTAGAGACAATTCCTAGACAATTGTttggtttcttttcttcatcagtgactgttgttgttgtctctgCATGCTTTTGCGCTCTTTATTTCcaaccgtcgtcgtcgttgtcgcgcactttttagaagaaacacagcagaggaaaaaaaatcaacttgtgTGATTTTAATCCGATTTGTGGTGCAATATCAAATCATGACTATCTTGGAACGATTTTTCGAAGactacaacgacgacgacatgcgACGCACGGAGCACAAAAGCATGAAAAGACGACGAGCGAGTATCATCTTGCTGATAAATATCTTATgggaacaatatttttctttctctatcttattattattgttatattaaataaattttgcggagaaaaacttttttttttctttcagaactTTTTTGGTGTGCGATGAACATGAAGGACTTTGCCATTTTCgccatattttatcatttttatcatcagctaagaagaaaaaaactccaACGAGtgttgaaagaaagaaaaatgtttttaaaacaaatattttccttcattttttttgacaaaaacaaaagtttgtttacttttctcttttttttaatttctttaatgagAAAGTTTTTCA
The sequence above is drawn from the Culicoides brevitarsis isolate CSIRO-B50_1 chromosome 1, AGI_CSIRO_Cbre_v1, whole genome shotgun sequence genome and encodes:
- the LOC134837826 gene encoding chymotrypsin-1-like, which produces MNQIYLHFLVFMVPCLSLTIYNIPVQRVVQYTPTLPALAKNIAALNKNQHEWATRIVGGEDSSHIVPYQVSLQVRYQHNCGGSIITNKWVLTAAHCVVHFYPERLSVVVGTINRSKGGVRHMIKNVIVHEDYIELKQHDIALLETETKIKFNHNVQPIPLDTGHVGGNVECTLTGWGYTFPVRGGSLPDHLQVIQVPTITNRQCKRVMRGVTRGEICTRKGHLESACGGDSGGPLACNGKLTGIVSYGTRICGSGAPDVFTRVSTHLDWIHSNMKSDSNDKDDDDDGY